From Arcobacter sp. CECT 8983, the proteins below share one genomic window:
- a CDS encoding carboxypeptidase regulatory-like domain-containing protein — translation MLFKTLLFTFILNISLFAHGVFYDIVDGAIGIRVTAPNNIAIDNAKITIFAPESSLPFTKGKTDLNGNFAFIPDSHGKWRVDIDVPSDHGSHLKSFHITVDENKNVKEFEKTPYDRYLNMVSALGFLFGIFGIITLLKSRKKDTN, via the coding sequence ATGCTATTTAAAACTCTATTATTTACTTTTATCTTAAATATTTCACTTTTTGCCCATGGAGTATTTTATGATATTGTTGATGGCGCAATAGGTATAAGAGTAACTGCACCAAATAATATTGCTATAGATAATGCAAAGATTACTATTTTTGCTCCTGAAAGCTCTTTACCTTTTACAAAGGGGAAAACAGACTTAAATGGAAATTTTGCATTTATTCCAGACTCACATGGTAAATGGAGAGTTGATATTGATGTTCCTAGTGATCATGGTTCTCATTTAAAAAGTTTTCATATAACTGTTGATGAGAATAAAAATGTAAAAGAGTTTGAAAAAACTCCATATGATAGATATTTAAATATGGTTTCTGCTTTAGGCTTTTTATTTGGAATCTTTGGAATAATAACTTTATTAAAATCGAGAAAAAAAGATACAAATTAA
- a CDS encoding 2-oxoglutarate ferredoxin oxidoreductase subunit beta, with protein MAFNYDNYLRTNKMPTLWCWGCGDGVILKALIRAIDKLGWDMDDVCVVSGIGCSGRFSSYINCNTVHTTHGRAIAYATGIKLANPDKKVICVTGDGDGLAIGGNHTIHGCRRNIDINHIVINNFIYGLTNSQTSPTTPQGMWTVTAKRGNIDPTFNACDLAIGAGASFVARETMLDPKKLERIFVKGFEHNGYSFFDIFSNCHVNLGRKNKMATAMENLKWIDEITMAKPKFEKLEENEEKEKLFPTGILKHDKEAKEYTDMYKLVQEAHQNNTKVEI; from the coding sequence ATGGCTTTTAATTATGACAACTACTTAAGAACAAACAAAATGCCAACTTTATGGTGTTGGGGTTGTGGTGATGGTGTTATTTTAAAAGCACTTATCCGTGCAATTGACAAACTTGGATGGGATATGGATGATGTTTGTGTTGTTTCAGGAATTGGATGTTCTGGAAGATTTTCATCATACATCAACTGTAATACAGTACATACAACTCATGGTAGAGCAATTGCTTATGCAACTGGAATCAAGTTAGCAAACCCAGATAAAAAAGTTATTTGTGTAACAGGTGATGGTGATGGTTTAGCGATTGGTGGAAATCACACAATCCATGGATGTAGAAGAAATATTGATATTAACCATATTGTTATTAACAACTTTATTTATGGATTAACAAACTCTCAAACTTCTCCAACAACTCCTCAAGGGATGTGGACAGTTACAGCAAAAAGAGGAAATATTGACCCTACTTTTAATGCTTGTGATTTAGCAATTGGAGCAGGTGCTTCATTTGTTGCTAGAGAGACAATGCTAGACCCTAAAAAACTTGAAAGAATCTTTGTAAAAGGTTTTGAGCATAATGGTTATTCTTTCTTTGATATTTTCTCAAACTGCCATGTTAATCTTGGTAGAAAAAATAAAATGGCAACTGCCATGGAAAACTTAAAGTGGATTGATGAAATTACAATGGCAAAACCTAAATTTGAAAAACTTGAAGAAAATGAAGAAAAAGAAAAACTTTTCCCTACAGGTATTTTAAAACACGATAAAGAAGCAAAAGAATATACAGATATGTATAAATTAGTTCAAGAAGCACATCAAAATAATACTAAAGTTGAAATTTAA
- a CDS encoding lipopolysaccharide assembly protein LapB, which produces MSSYKRTLILLPIIFIFFGCVPQTSNLIKYDYKYKAYKNENELILYALEHMKQGNRQEASKLFLKLFNKTLNDEYLFEYSRLAFSIKKYEDIITTIESNKEHIKKNEDQISKIYILSLMQTKQLDKAKLVLDDLLKKYNTDSNKELLANIYLLKKDYKKAKDIFEEVYESTLTSNTLLNLVDVMYTYLNEKKEAINYLESHINIYGCNNLLCSKLLGFYQEQKDINGVISVLKRTYINFKEDSDNKYTKDKVYKLLMYYLEKKDIKEAIAFLEETNADDEKLLALYQNAKMSNKAYALVQKLYKQTGNLDYLAQIAMLEFETAKNRKKVLKSVIKKFEDVLAVLDNDIYQNYLGYILIDFDVDVKKGLKLVKKALKKAPNNLAYIDSLAWGQYKLKDCKNAKINMQKVVDSAGLNDDEIRTHWEKIKECSK; this is translated from the coding sequence GTGTCCAGCTATAAAAGAACTTTAATTTTATTACCAATTATATTTATTTTCTTTGGTTGTGTACCTCAAACAAGCAATTTAATAAAGTACGATTATAAATATAAAGCATATAAAAATGAAAATGAACTTATTTTATATGCCTTAGAGCATATGAAACAAGGAAATAGGCAAGAAGCAAGTAAACTATTTTTAAAGCTTTTTAATAAAACATTAAATGATGAGTATTTATTTGAATATTCAAGATTGGCTTTTTCTATTAAAAAATATGAGGATATTATTACAACTATTGAGAGTAATAAAGAGCATATCAAAAAAAATGAAGACCAAATCTCAAAAATTTATATTTTGTCTTTAATGCAAACTAAACAACTAGATAAAGCAAAATTAGTTCTTGATGATTTGTTAAAAAAGTATAATACTGATAGTAATAAAGAGTTATTAGCAAATATCTATTTATTAAAAAAGGATTATAAAAAAGCAAAAGATATTTTTGAAGAGGTTTATGAGTCAACTTTAACTTCAAATACTTTGCTTAATCTTGTAGATGTAATGTACACATATTTAAATGAAAAAAAAGAAGCTATAAACTATTTAGAATCGCATATTAATATCTATGGATGCAATAATTTATTATGTTCAAAATTACTTGGGTTTTATCAAGAACAAAAAGATATCAATGGAGTTATTTCTGTTTTAAAAAGAACATATATAAACTTTAAAGAAGATAGCGATAATAAATATACAAAAGATAAAGTTTATAAACTTCTAATGTATTATTTAGAAAAGAAAGATATAAAAGAAGCAATTGCTTTTTTAGAAGAAACAAATGCTGATGATGAAAAGCTTTTAGCACTTTATCAAAATGCAAAAATGTCAAATAAGGCTTATGCATTAGTACAAAAATTATATAAACAAACAGGGAACTTAGATTATCTTGCACAAATTGCAATGTTAGAATTTGAAACTGCAAAGAATCGCAAAAAAGTTTTAAAAAGTGTGATTAAAAAATTTGAAGATGTTTTAGCTGTATTAGATAATGATATCTATCAAAATTATCTGGGTTATATTTTAATTGATTTTGATGTTGATGTAAAAAAAGGACTTAAGTTAGTTAAAAAAGCTTTAAAAAAAGCACCAAATAATCTAGCATATATTGACTCATTAGCATGGGGACAATATAAATTAAAAGATTGTAAGAATGCAAAAATCAATATGCAAAAAGTTGTTGATAGTGCTGGATTAAATGATGATGAGATTAGAACTCACTGGGAAAAAATTAAGGAGTGTAGTAAGTGA
- a CDS encoding 2-oxoglutarate synthase subunit alpha, translating into MARELVSTGNDLAAIAAVDAGCEFFGGYPITPSSEVMHTISDLLPKNGGAAIQMEDEIAGICAALGAAMSGKRSLTATSGPGISLKAENIGLGYIAEVPLVIIDVMRGGPSTGLPTRVQQGDINQVKAPTHGDFKSITVCASTLEECYTETVRAFNLADRFMQPVFVLLDETIGHMSGKATLPDLEEVKNSIVPRRVFEGDAKDYRPYDVPNDEAAILNPMFKGYKYHYTGLHHDATGHPTEDADTCQNLMDRLFNKIDAHIDELESYEEYMLDDADIMIIAYGSVALSAREAIHRLRKEGIKIGMFRPITLWPSPDKKINEWCNKIEKTLVIELNMGQYIQEIERASGRRDFATLFKSNGRPIAPLEIIEKVKGL; encoded by the coding sequence ATGGCAAGAGAATTAGTTTCAACTGGTAACGACTTAGCAGCAATAGCAGCAGTTGATGCAGGGTGTGAATTCTTTGGTGGATATCCTATTACACCATCAAGTGAAGTTATGCATACAATTTCAGACCTTTTACCAAAAAATGGTGGAGCTGCAATTCAAATGGAAGATGAAATTGCAGGAATTTGTGCAGCTTTAGGTGCAGCAATGAGTGGTAAAAGATCACTTACTGCAACAAGTGGACCTGGTATTTCACTAAAAGCAGAAAATATTGGATTAGGATATATTGCTGAAGTTCCACTAGTTATTATAGATGTTATGAGAGGAGGACCATCAACTGGACTTCCAACAAGAGTACAACAAGGTGATATTAATCAAGTAAAAGCTCCTACACATGGAGACTTTAAATCAATTACTGTTTGTGCATCTACACTTGAAGAGTGTTATACTGAAACAGTAAGAGCATTTAATCTAGCAGATAGATTCATGCAACCAGTATTTGTATTGCTTGATGAAACAATTGGACATATGAGTGGAAAAGCAACTCTTCCTGATTTAGAAGAAGTTAAAAACTCTATTGTACCAAGAAGAGTATTTGAAGGTGATGCTAAAGATTATAGACCATATGATGTTCCAAATGATGAAGCAGCTATCTTAAATCCAATGTTTAAAGGTTATAAATATCATTATACTGGGCTTCATCATGATGCAACAGGTCATCCAACAGAAGATGCAGACACATGTCAAAACCTTATGGATAGATTATTTAATAAAATTGATGCACACATAGATGAACTAGAATCTTATGAAGAGTATATGCTTGATGATGCAGATATTATGATTATTGCATATGGTTCTGTTGCACTTTCAGCAAGAGAAGCTATTCATAGACTTAGAAAAGAAGGTATCAAAATTGGAATGTTTAGACCAATTACACTTTGGCCAAGTCCAGATAAAAAAATCAATGAGTGGTGTAATAAAATTGAGAAAACATTAGTTATTGAATTAAATATGGGTCAATACATTCAAGAGATTGAAAGAGCAAGTGGTAGAAGAGATTTTGCAACTTTATTTAAATCAAATGGTAGACCAATTGCTCCTTTAGAAATCATTGAGAAAGTAAAAGGATTATAA
- a CDS encoding DUF4198 domain-containing protein, with protein sequence MKKITLSLLLTTAALFAHQITAQKAENNTYKASFWAHGKFQEYKPSQLKGALAFDINNKEINTGIDYSKKQPVLLTAKKPAMMSLIFDAGYWVKGENGYENVDPSKYDGIVYNTLKSIKYGKRFFSWDESFLKPSGLPLEVVPLINPLTIKVGDKLPVLVIKDGKALEGASFETSDYEDLNIKTNKYGIANIPVKSKGLQIIAAQYYTSEVSDPKVSHITIQSSISFEVK encoded by the coding sequence ATGAAAAAAATTACACTTTCATTGCTATTAACAACGGCAGCTTTATTTGCACATCAAATTACTGCACAAAAGGCTGAAAACAATACATATAAAGCTAGTTTCTGGGCTCATGGCAAGTTCCAAGAATATAAACCAAGTCAACTAAAAGGTGCTTTGGCATTTGACATTAATAACAAAGAGATTAACACAGGAATTGATTACTCAAAAAAACAACCTGTCTTATTAACTGCAAAAAAACCCGCAATGATGAGTTTAATCTTCGATGCAGGGTACTGGGTTAAAGGTGAAAATGGATATGAAAATGTTGACCCATCAAAATATGATGGTATCGTTTACAATACTCTAAAAAGTATCAAATATGGGAAAAGATTTTTTTCTTGGGATGAAAGTTTTCTAAAACCATCTGGACTTCCTCTTGAAGTTGTTCCTTTAATTAATCCACTTACAATAAAAGTAGGAGATAAATTACCTGTACTTGTTATTAAAGATGGAAAAGCTTTAGAAGGTGCTTCTTTTGAAACATCTGATTATGAAGACTTAAATATCAAAACTAATAAATATGGTATTGCAAATATTCCTGTAAAATCTAAAGGTTTACAAATTATTGCAGCACAATATTATACAAGTGAAGTAAGTGACCCAAAAGTAAGTCATATTACTATTCAAAGTAGTATCTCTTTTGAAGTTAAATAA
- the trpC gene encoding indole-3-glycerol phosphate synthase TrpC gives MILDEINRRTLEDVERRKKEYSLDWLGRSLSANPFPPRDVKPYLTSTKEEPIRIIAEVKKASPSKGVIKEDFDPLAIAQEYSANGANAISVLTEPHYFQGNLEYLTQIRRYVPTPVLRKDFILDKYQIVEALVYGADFILLIAKSLSTKDLKELYEYALHLGLEVLVEIHDKEDLKKAMHCGANIIGINHRNLETFEMDMNLCDELIPMIPNGKIIVAESGVSNIETIKRLNSIGADAFLIGEHFMRVPSIEEELKSFKNALA, from the coding sequence GTGATATTAGATGAAATTAATAGAAGAACGTTAGAAGATGTTGAGAGAAGAAAAAAAGAGTACTCTCTAGATTGGTTAGGAAGAAGTTTAAGTGCTAATCCTTTTCCTCCAAGAGATGTAAAGCCATATTTAACATCTACAAAAGAAGAACCAATTAGAATTATTGCTGAAGTTAAAAAAGCAAGTCCAAGTAAAGGTGTTATAAAAGAAGATTTTGATCCTTTAGCTATTGCACAAGAGTATTCAGCAAATGGAGCAAATGCAATCTCTGTTTTAACAGAGCCTCATTATTTTCAAGGTAATTTAGAGTATTTAACTCAAATAAGAAGATATGTTCCAACACCAGTTCTTAGAAAAGATTTTATTTTAGATAAGTATCAAATCGTAGAAGCTTTAGTTTATGGAGCTGACTTTATTTTGCTTATAGCAAAAAGTTTAAGTACAAAAGATTTAAAAGAGCTTTATGAATATGCACTTCATTTAGGTTTAGAAGTATTAGTTGAGATACATGATAAAGAAGACTTAAAAAAAGCAATGCATTGTGGTGCAAATATTATAGGAATAAACCATAGAAATCTTGAAACATTTGAGATGGATATGAATCTTTGTGATGAACTGATTCCAATGATTCCAAATGGAAAAATCATTGTAGCTGAATCAGGAGTTTCAAATATTGAGACTATTAAAAGATTGAATTCAATAGGAGCAGATGCCTTTTTAATTGGGGAACACTTTATGAGAGTTCCAAGTATTGAAGAGGAGCTAAAAAGCTTCAAAAATGCTTTAGCGTAA
- a CDS encoding 4Fe-4S dicluster domain-containing protein: MSIMKAPENTPVWVDESRCKACDVCVSVCPAGVLAMRQEPHSTLGAMVEIIEKDSCIGCTDCELSCPDFAIYVADKKEFKFAKLTDEARQRGEAIKKNNYRKL; encoded by the coding sequence ATGTCAATAATGAAAGCTCCTGAAAATACACCTGTTTGGGTAGATGAAAGTAGATGCAAAGCCTGTGACGTTTGTGTTTCAGTTTGTCCTGCTGGAGTCCTTGCTATGAGACAAGAACCTCATTCAACATTAGGTGCAATGGTAGAGATTATTGAAAAAGATTCATGTATTGGATGTACTGATTGTGAATTATCATGTCCTGACTTTGCTATTTATGTAGCAGATAAAAAAGAGTTTAAATTTGCAAAACTTACTGATGAAGCAAGACAAAGAGGCGAAGCAATTAAAAAGAACAATTATAGAAAACTGTAG
- the pgsA gene encoding CDP-diacylglycerol--glycerol-3-phosphate 3-phosphatidyltransferase, with product MSKALNLPNTLALFRIALAPLMLWFLVERDFSLFASWHPSWFDYFAGLIFVIASVTDFFDGFIARKWDQMTKLGAILDPLADKMLMLAGFIGLMIIDRASAWAVFLILSREFFITGLRVVAVSEGKSVASTMAGKIKTVVQMIAIGFLIMNWPFATTLLWIAVILTLYSGYEYLRDYYKI from the coding sequence ATGTCAAAAGCCTTAAACTTACCAAATACTTTGGCTCTTTTTAGAATAGCATTAGCACCGCTAATGCTATGGTTCTTAGTAGAAAGAGATTTTTCTCTTTTTGCTTCTTGGCACCCTTCTTGGTTCGATTACTTTGCTGGTTTAATTTTTGTAATTGCATCTGTTACTGATTTTTTCGATGGCTTTATAGCTAGAAAATGGGATCAAATGACAAAACTTGGTGCAATCTTAGATCCACTTGCAGACAAAATGTTAATGCTTGCTGGGTTTATTGGTCTTATGATTATTGATAGAGCATCTGCTTGGGCTGTATTTTTAATACTTTCAAGGGAGTTTTTTATCACAGGACTTCGTGTTGTTGCTGTAAGTGAAGGTAAAAGTGTTGCTTCTACAATGGCAGGGAAAATTAAAACTGTTGTTCAAATGATTGCTATAGGATTTCTTATTATGAATTGGCCATTTGCGACTACACTTTTATGGATTGCAGTAATTTTAACTTTATATTCTGGATATGAATATCTAAGAGATTACTATAAAATATAA
- a CDS encoding tRNA1(Val) (adenine(37)-N6)-methyltransferase: protein MLLYQPSNGYCYNSDTHFLYNFILINLEKFKNIKGELLDIGSGSGILGLLVSRDYEKLNLNQCEIQNVFQEFSSRNAACNKIEANMHKGSFLDLDFNMQFDICVSNPPFYHSDVIKSENEIKRIARYNDSMPLKDFIKKVSKVLKSNGKFFFCYDVKQLNEIIFYLKEYKLNIESLQFVYPKKDKDATLVLVYARKNSKSLLSVLKPIIVFDNEDFTSEVQEIYKKSSTHSIKVEV from the coding sequence TTGCTTTTATATCAGCCTAGTAATGGTTATTGTTACAATAGTGATACACACTTTTTATATAATTTTATTTTAATAAATTTAGAAAAGTTTAAAAATATAAAAGGTGAATTACTTGATATAGGAAGCGGAAGTGGTATTTTAGGACTTTTAGTTTCAAGGGATTATGAAAAACTAAATTTAAATCAATGTGAAATTCAAAATGTATTTCAAGAGTTTTCTTCAAGAAATGCAGCTTGTAATAAAATAGAAGCTAATATGCACAAAGGTTCTTTTTTAGATTTAGATTTTAACATGCAATTTGATATTTGTGTTTCTAATCCTCCTTTTTATCATAGTGATGTAATAAAAAGTGAAAATGAAATTAAAAGAATTGCACGATACAATGATAGTATGCCTTTGAAAGATTTTATTAAAAAAGTTTCAAAAGTTTTAAAAAGTAATGGTAAGTTCTTTTTTTGCTATGATGTTAAGCAATTAAATGAGATTATCTTTTATTTAAAAGAGTATAAATTAAATATCGAGTCATTGCAGTTTGTTTATCCAAAAAAAGATAAGGATGCAACGTTAGTTTTAGTTTATGCTAGAAAAAATTCTAAGTCATTGCTTAGTGTTTTAAAACCAATAATAGTTTTTGATAATGAAGATTTTACAAGTGAAGTACAAGAAATTTATAAAAAATCTTCAACACATAGTATAAAAGTAGAAGTATGA
- the rseP gene encoding RIP metalloprotease RseP has translation MGTITFLLVLSFLVFFHELGHFLAARYFGVTVNVFSIGFGKQIYSKVYRGTRWQIALIPLGGYVQMKGQDDTKPGLHEDGNDSYNNKKPWQRIVILFAGPFANFILAAILYFVIALAGANSLSPTVGKVQENSPALKAGIKPGDEIIRINNTEVKTWEQIGETITSTNGALQFYIKRDGQLISKVINPHISDAQNMFRENIKKRMIGISPAPKVVTIYHDPISAISFAWDKTLESSKMIFLGVQKLIQGIIPSSEIGGVITIGKVISDASESSIIALLAITALISVNLGVLNLLPIPALDGGHIMFNLYEIIARRKPSDRVFMYLTIMGWVILASLMLLGIYNDINRLFLG, from the coding sequence TTGGGTACTATAACTTTTTTACTTGTACTTTCATTTTTAGTATTTTTTCATGAATTAGGACATTTTTTAGCAGCACGTTACTTTGGAGTAACTGTAAATGTTTTTTCAATTGGATTTGGAAAACAAATATACTCTAAAGTATACAGAGGAACAAGATGGCAAATAGCTTTAATTCCTCTTGGTGGATATGTTCAAATGAAAGGCCAAGATGATACAAAACCTGGTCTTCATGAAGATGGAAACGATTCATATAACAATAAAAAGCCTTGGCAAAGAATAGTTATCCTTTTTGCAGGTCCTTTTGCAAACTTTATTCTTGCTGCAATTTTATACTTTGTAATTGCTCTTGCAGGAGCAAACTCTTTAAGCCCTACTGTAGGAAAAGTTCAAGAAAATTCTCCTGCACTTAAAGCTGGAATAAAACCTGGTGATGAAATTATTAGAATCAATAATACTGAAGTTAAAACTTGGGAACAAATAGGTGAAACTATCACTTCTACAAATGGTGCTTTACAATTTTATATTAAAAGAGATGGACAACTTATTTCTAAAGTTATTAATCCTCATATCTCTGATGCACAAAATATGTTTAGGGAAAATATCAAAAAAAGAATGATTGGTATCTCTCCTGCTCCAAAAGTAGTAACAATCTACCATGATCCAATAAGTGCAATCTCTTTTGCTTGGGATAAAACATTAGAATCATCAAAAATGATTTTCTTAGGAGTTCAAAAACTAATTCAAGGAATAATTCCAAGTAGTGAAATTGGTGGAGTTATTACAATAGGAAAAGTTATTTCAGATGCAAGCGAATCATCAATAATTGCCCTACTTGCTATTACTGCTTTAATTTCTGTTAACTTAGGAGTATTAAACTTGCTTCCTATTCCTGCACTTGATGGTGGACATATTATGTTTAACCTATATGAAATTATAGCAAGAAGAAAACCAAGTGATAGAGTATTTATGTATTTAACTATCATGGGATGGGTAATTTTAGCTTCCCTTATGCTTCTTGGAATATATAATGATATAAATAGATTATTTTTAGGATAA
- a CDS encoding enoyl-ACP reductase, producing MSKEMKGKTLVISGGTKGIGKECVYKFASNGVNVAFTYNSNSEIAENICKDVEEKFGVKCRAYPFNILEPEKYKELFLEIDKDFDRVDFFISNAMIYGRAVVGGYGKFMKLKPRGLNNIYTATVNAFVCGAQQAAKRMEKVGGGAIVSLSSTGNLVYIENYSGHGTNKAAVEAMVRYAATELGEMNIRVNAVSGGPIDTDALKAFTNYEEVKAKTAEYSPLNRIGQPEDLAQSCYFLCTNDASWVTGHTLIVDGGTTFK from the coding sequence ATGAGTAAAGAGATGAAAGGTAAAACTTTAGTAATTTCTGGTGGTACAAAAGGTATTGGTAAAGAGTGTGTATATAAATTTGCAAGTAATGGTGTTAATGTAGCTTTTACTTATAACTCTAATTCAGAAATTGCTGAAAATATATGCAAAGATGTTGAAGAAAAATTTGGCGTTAAATGCAGAGCATACCCTTTTAATATTTTAGAACCAGAAAAATATAAAGAATTATTTTTAGAAATTGATAAAGATTTTGATAGAGTTGACTTCTTTATTTCAAATGCAATGATTTATGGTAGAGCAGTTGTTGGTGGATATGGTAAATTTATGAAATTAAAACCTAGAGGATTAAACAATATCTATACTGCTACAGTTAATGCTTTTGTATGTGGAGCACAACAAGCAGCTAAAAGAATGGAAAAAGTTGGTGGAGGAGCTATTGTTTCTTTATCATCTACTGGAAATTTAGTTTATATTGAAAATTACTCAGGTCATGGTACAAATAAAGCAGCTGTGGAAGCTATGGTTAGATATGCTGCAACTGAACTTGGAGAAATGAATATTAGAGTAAATGCAGTTTCTGGTGGTCCTATTGATACAGATGCACTTAAAGCATTTACAAACTATGAAGAAGTTAAAGCTAAAACTGCTGAATACTCTCCATTAAATAGAATTGGTCAACCAGAAGATTTAGCACAATCTTGTTATTTCTTATGTACAAATGATGCTTCATGGGTTACAGGTCATACGCTAATCGTTGATGGTGGGACAACGTTTAAATAA
- a CDS encoding YkgJ family cysteine cluster protein, producing the protein MSLIKKDGYDFAFNPKGCESCEGNCCIGESGNIWISRQEIEYLKNHLNISIEELTSKYIEKRGYRYSIKERKLAENNYACIFFDLEKRQCGIYEARPTQCRTFPFWEYFKTNKEEVIKECPAIKEL; encoded by the coding sequence ATGAGTTTAATAAAAAAAGATGGCTATGATTTTGCATTTAATCCAAAAGGTTGTGAATCTTGTGAAGGTAACTGCTGTATTGGTGAGAGTGGAAATATTTGGATTTCAAGACAAGAAATAGAGTATTTAAAAAATCATCTAAATATTTCAATAGAAGAATTAACTTCAAAGTATATTGAAAAAAGAGGGTACAGATATAGTATAAAAGAGCGAAAGCTTGCAGAGAACAACTATGCTTGTATCTTTTTTGATTTAGAAAAAAGACAGTGTGGTATTTACGAAGCAAGACCTACACAATGTAGAACATTTCCTTTTTGGGAATATTTTAAAACAAATAAAGAAGAGGTTATAAAAGAGTGTCCAGCTATAAAAGAACTTTAA
- a CDS encoding YggS family pyridoxal phosphate-dependent enzyme: MDKTKAVENLDKVISKVEASRLRVSDHHIVKIIGISKYSTSEDVETLYNAGQRAFGENKVQDLKQKSSDLEELPLEWHFVGRLQKNKINNLIDLNPTLMQSLDSFELAQELNKKLEAKNKKMSCLLQINSAKEDSKTGVMPEDAIEIYEKILNECPNIKLKGVMSIGAHVEDRNIIKESFTTTKNIFDQLKKHGAKYCSMGMSSDFELAISCGSNMIRVGSTLFK; this comes from the coding sequence ATGGATAAAACTAAAGCTGTTGAAAATTTAGATAAAGTTATTTCAAAAGTTGAAGCTTCTAGACTTAGAGTATCTGATCACCATATTGTTAAAATTATTGGTATTTCAAAATACTCTACAAGTGAAGATGTAGAAACTTTATATAATGCTGGACAAAGAGCTTTTGGAGAAAATAAAGTTCAAGACTTAAAACAAAAGTCATCTGATTTAGAAGAATTACCTCTTGAATGGCATTTTGTAGGAAGATTACAAAAAAATAAAATCAATAACCTTATTGATCTAAATCCTACTTTAATGCAATCCCTTGACTCTTTTGAATTAGCTCAAGAGTTAAATAAAAAACTTGAAGCTAAAAATAAAAAGATGTCATGTTTACTTCAAATAAATTCAGCTAAAGAAGATAGTAAAACTGGTGTTATGCCAGAAGATGCTATTGAAATATATGAAAAGATTTTAAATGAGTGTCCAAATATAAAACTTAAAGGTGTTATGAGTATTGGTGCACACGTTGAAGATAGAAATATCATCAAAGAGTCTTTTACTACTACAAAAAATATTTTTGACCAATTAAAAAAACATGGAGCAAAATATTGTTCTATGGGAATGAGCTCAGATTTTGAACTTGCTATTTCTTGTGGTTCAAATATGATTAGAGTTGGTTCTACTTTATTTAAATAA